One genomic region from Thalassomonas viridans encodes:
- a CDS encoding PEP-CTERM sorting domain-containing protein, with protein MLRFLFLCTFFFPLLVEAELITNGDFSAGNSGFTSSYTFLASGDITGAGEYTIVTDPSSAHPLASSYGDNTDGFGNMLMVNGATTTELVWAQTVSVDTNTIYEFSAFVSSWFLDTAPASLDFIVNGSSIGTLAAPDNLGLWLEFSVLINSGASTSFDLEIYNLSTQSSGNDFAIDDISLTASVPEPSTLLMFLMAVFALRKR; from the coding sequence ATGTTACGCTTTTTGTTTCTTTGCACTTTTTTCTTCCCTTTGCTTGTGGAGGCTGAACTGATCACGAACGGAGACTTTTCTGCCGGTAATTCCGGATTCACGAGTTCATATACCTTTTTAGCATCGGGAGACATAACGGGAGCCGGGGAGTACACGATAGTTACAGATCCATCGTCTGCGCACCCGTTGGCATCATCTTATGGAGATAACACCGATGGTTTTGGCAATATGTTGATGGTCAATGGTGCAACCACAACGGAGCTCGTTTGGGCCCAAACGGTAAGTGTTGATACAAACACTATTTATGAGTTCTCTGCTTTCGTATCCAGTTGGTTTCTGGATACTGCTCCTGCCAGTCTTGACTTTATCGTTAATGGTTCATCTATCGGAACATTGGCAGCACCGGATAACCTTGGCCTCTGGCTTGAGTTTTCTGTGTTAATCAATAGCGGAGCGTCGACATCTTTTGATTTAGAAATTTATAACTTAAGTACCCAGTCCAGCGGTAACGATTTTGCAATTGACGATATTTCTTTAACGGCATCTGTACCCGAACCATCTACCCTGCTGATGTTTCTTATGGCAGTTTTTGCATTGAGGAAGAGGTAA
- a CDS encoding SymE family type I addiction module toxin produces the protein MAEYHHTLAPASAKAKYPIYRKLTVLETTRESAPKTRGIGINYVPVSLEPCLVLRGKWLRRAGFTAGRKVVVVIHEDELIIKPKQKTEN, from the coding sequence ATGGCTGAATACCATCATACGCTAGCGCCTGCCTCGGCAAAAGCAAAATATCCTATTTATCGGAAACTTACCGTACTGGAAACCACCCGCGAGTCTGCGCCTAAAACCCGCGGCATAGGAATTAACTATGTGCCGGTCAGTCTGGAACCTTGCCTTGTGCTCAGGGGAAAGTGGCTCAGGCGGGCCGGTTTTACTGCCGGAAGAAAAGTGGTTGTGGTTATCCATGAGGATGAACTGATCATCAAGCCTAAACAGAAAACGGAGAACTAG
- a CDS encoding SRPBCC family protein: MAKVKHRVGIDGAIDKIFSMLISNEGLCGWWASAADISAQTGGSAKLTFSDLAVLNFEYLDIQENAKVALKCVDGPGPWQDSELIFELVQAQEQVFVTLSHRNPAASDEDFLYFSTKWSCYLLSLKALVETGKGRPYPDDIKIHVGD; the protein is encoded by the coding sequence ATGGCAAAGGTTAAGCACAGGGTAGGTATCGACGGGGCTATCGACAAAATATTTTCGATGTTGATCAGCAATGAAGGGCTTTGTGGCTGGTGGGCATCTGCAGCCGACATTAGTGCGCAAACGGGCGGCAGCGCTAAGCTGACGTTTAGCGACCTGGCGGTGTTAAACTTTGAATACCTGGATATTCAGGAGAATGCTAAAGTTGCGCTGAAATGCGTTGACGGGCCGGGCCCCTGGCAAGACTCTGAGCTGATTTTTGAATTAGTGCAGGCGCAAGAGCAGGTATTCGTAACGCTAAGCCATCGGAACCCCGCAGCCAGTGACGAAGACTTCCTTTATTTCAGTACTAAATGGTCTTGTTATTTACTTAGCCTTAAGGCTCTGGTCGAAACCGGTAAGGGCAGACCATATCCGGATGATATTAAAATTCATGTCGGCGATTAG
- a CDS encoding AraC family transcriptional regulator, giving the protein MERFFKSIEFVERNLYDKFTIHEMAAASHYSSYHFSRIFKALVGDTPKQYVRKRRLTVAAKRLLTEDISIFDLAIDCMFDSQEAFTRAFKDLFNITPGQYRKQNDPFRLLYQDQFSPNMLHHLQYKLSMEPMILTQPAMKIVGIASEYREDDLDLFRLWSAFAPYKDKIPNQVGENVFGIYDSYQEQDDEVKFCYICAAEVANFDDVPQGMITREIPEQLYARFIHKGLIAELDKTLKYIWGSWLPDSPYEYVEKPDFELYTPNASCGEPDEDKTVYLHIPVTPKTK; this is encoded by the coding sequence ATGGAAAGATTTTTTAAAAGCATAGAATTTGTCGAACGGAATTTATACGACAAGTTCACCATTCATGAAATGGCGGCGGCATCACATTACTCAAGCTATCATTTTAGCCGAATTTTTAAGGCGCTGGTTGGGGATACTCCCAAGCAATATGTGCGCAAGCGCAGGCTAACCGTTGCCGCCAAAAGACTGCTGACGGAAGACATCAGCATTTTCGACCTGGCCATCGACTGTATGTTCGACTCCCAGGAGGCGTTTACCCGGGCCTTTAAAGACTTGTTTAACATTACCCCGGGACAATACCGCAAGCAAAACGATCCTTTCCGTTTGTTATATCAGGATCAATTCAGCCCCAACATGCTGCACCATTTACAGTATAAATTGTCGATGGAGCCGATGATATTAACTCAACCGGCAATGAAAATTGTCGGTATCGCCAGTGAGTACCGGGAGGACGACCTCGATTTGTTCCGGCTGTGGTCGGCTTTTGCGCCCTACAAGGACAAGATCCCCAACCAGGTGGGAGAGAACGTTTTTGGTATTTATGACTCCTATCAGGAGCAGGACGATGAGGTCAAATTTTGTTATATCTGCGCCGCTGAAGTCGCCAATTTTGATGATGTGCCCCAGGGCATGATCACCAGGGAAATTCCCGAACAGCTTTATGCCAGGTTTATTCATAAAGGCCTTATTGCCGAACTCGACAAAACCCTGAAATATATTTGGGGCAGCTGGTTGCCGGACTCACCTTATGAATATGTAGAAAAACCCGATTTTGAACTTTATACCCCGAACGCAAGTTGTGGTGAGCCGGATGAAGACAAAACCGTGTACTTGCACATTCCTGTTACACCGAAAACTAAATAA
- a CDS encoding integrase core domain-containing protein yields MDKVLYLKAVSGTGCGSVARLFNQRYGHKATVSKSFVYEKLKANRYQLQVINRKIKHKPARSVPVNHTWGIDLTQVKLSKKQKTVLSIIEHDSRLNLALSELPSKHSAQLLLALCRTIRQFGLPNNIRTDNEACFTSLLFTTALKLLGINHQTTRLASPWENGRIERFFGTFKSKIRQLDLSGISCLQHELDRFRFWYNHIRPHQNLAGYTPMEVWHNKAKRHSNKAVWVNDWQGLLTGYFFPS; encoded by the coding sequence GTGGATAAGGTGCTTTACCTTAAAGCCGTTTCAGGCACAGGCTGCGGCTCGGTAGCCCGGCTTTTCAATCAGCGCTACGGGCATAAAGCCACAGTGTCGAAGAGCTTCGTATACGAAAAACTCAAAGCCAACCGGTACCAACTGCAAGTGATAAATCGGAAAATTAAGCACAAGCCCGCGAGAAGTGTTCCTGTCAACCACACCTGGGGCATCGATTTAACCCAGGTAAAACTATCCAAAAAGCAAAAAACCGTGTTGAGCATTATCGAACATGACTCACGTTTAAATCTGGCGCTAAGCGAACTGCCCTCAAAGCATTCAGCGCAGTTGCTGCTGGCCCTTTGCCGAACGATCCGGCAGTTTGGTCTGCCAAATAATATCCGAACGGACAACGAAGCCTGCTTTACTTCACTCTTGTTTACAACGGCGTTGAAACTGCTCGGCATCAACCACCAAACCACGCGCCTGGCTTCGCCCTGGGAGAATGGCAGAATTGAGCGCTTTTTCGGCACATTCAAAAGCAAAATCAGGCAACTGGATTTATCCGGGATTAGCTGCCTGCAACATGAATTAGACAGGTTCAGGTTTTGGTATAACCACATCCGGCCGCATCAGAATCTGGCAGGCTATACGCCGATGGAAGTGTGGCACAACAAAGCCAAGCGGCATTCGAATAAGGCCGTTTGGGTGAACGACTGGCAGGGGCTGTTGACGGGATATTTTTTTCCCAGCTGA
- a CDS encoding XRE family transcriptional regulator, whose product MGSAFSRRFLELVEQFAGGNKRQFAELTGKSPSHIYRICRGLGRPSMAYLEHLYGLFSVDLNWLLTGERAHDNPVQHSSDDLLLVPKLDVEASAGFGAVNGGEEVTEQFALNKRWLSSHLGVHGEQLAFVSVRGDSMLPTLHHGDMVLVDLGQKQPGREGIYVLQTQDGLMAKRLKQKSDHVEVNSDNPEYPSWKIDHDNAEQHAVAGRIVWCGRSL is encoded by the coding sequence ATGGGTAGTGCTTTTTCGCGTCGTTTTCTGGAATTAGTGGAGCAGTTTGCCGGCGGCAATAAGCGCCAGTTTGCTGAGTTAACCGGCAAGTCCCCTTCGCATATTTACCGTATTTGCCGCGGTTTGGGTCGTCCTTCCATGGCTTATTTGGAGCATTTATACGGCCTGTTTTCGGTGGATTTGAACTGGTTGCTGACCGGTGAACGTGCCCATGACAACCCGGTGCAGCACAGCAGTGATGATCTGTTGTTAGTGCCTAAGCTTGATGTCGAGGCCAGTGCCGGTTTCGGTGCTGTTAACGGCGGTGAAGAAGTAACCGAGCAATTTGCGTTAAACAAGCGCTGGTTAAGCTCGCACTTAGGCGTACACGGCGAGCAGCTGGCCTTTGTCTCGGTAAGGGGAGACAGTATGCTGCCCACGTTACATCACGGCGATATGGTGCTGGTGGACCTGGGGCAGAAACAGCCGGGACGCGAAGGTATCTATGTGCTGCAAACCCAGGATGGCTTGATGGCAAAGCGGTTAAAGCAAAAGTCAGATCATGTGGAAGTGAACAGCGACAACCCGGAATATCCGAGTTGGAAAATCGATCACGACAATGCCGAACAGCATGCCGTTGCCGGGCGTATTGTCTGGTGCGGACGAAGCCTGTAA
- a CDS encoding ABC transporter substrate-binding protein yields the protein MLISAVYAGEIKVSVLLTPKQRAAYHEVFHIFSQKTGIKVRMVAKSDTDYKHILPIWLLGGKDTPDVLHWQASQRLFFYAEKDVIRPLTRLWHEENMDRHFAHTKSSVTYNKEVYAVPVSYYHWGLLYKKSLIKKYGGVPKDWQAFIALCEKMKNAGITPIAIGTKNSWPAAAWFDYLNLRINGLEFHQQLLNGKISFYHPRVQEVLIEWKRLIDKKFFNQGSQRFTWDEILPGLYREWFGFILIGNFVTNKLPQQLIQDFSFMPFPQIANIPLYEKAPTEVFMIAKNTRKIKEAEAFIKFISQPEIQSMLNKALGYLPPHNAATIGQNDFIQFGAKLLKQAKGLAQYFDRETLPAFEKKAIPLLAEFIITGNIEQTTYKLEQARASIFLNNTINND from the coding sequence ATGTTAATATCGGCTGTATATGCAGGGGAAATCAAGGTTAGCGTACTGCTGACCCCGAAACAAAGGGCCGCCTACCACGAAGTTTTTCACATCTTCTCCCAAAAGACCGGCATTAAAGTCAGGATGGTTGCGAAATCTGATACGGACTACAAACACATATTACCCATATGGCTGTTAGGCGGCAAAGACACTCCGGATGTTCTTCACTGGCAAGCATCACAAAGGCTCTTTTTTTACGCCGAAAAAGACGTTATACGCCCTCTTACCCGGCTCTGGCATGAAGAGAATATGGACAGGCACTTCGCACACACCAAAAGCAGCGTAACCTATAACAAGGAAGTCTATGCCGTGCCCGTTTCCTATTATCACTGGGGCCTTCTTTATAAAAAATCCCTGATAAAAAAATACGGCGGGGTGCCGAAAGACTGGCAGGCTTTCATCGCGTTATGTGAAAAAATGAAAAACGCAGGAATAACCCCGATAGCCATAGGAACAAAAAACAGCTGGCCGGCGGCTGCATGGTTTGATTACCTGAACCTGAGAATCAATGGCCTGGAATTTCACCAACAGCTGCTTAACGGCAAGATTTCATTTTATCATCCGCGGGTACAGGAGGTACTAATAGAATGGAAAAGACTGATAGACAAAAAGTTTTTCAACCAGGGAAGTCAGCGGTTTACCTGGGATGAAATCTTACCCGGACTTTACCGGGAATGGTTCGGGTTTATATTGATCGGTAATTTCGTAACCAACAAGTTACCCCAACAACTCATACAAGACTTTAGCTTTATGCCCTTTCCCCAAATCGCCAATATCCCCTTGTATGAAAAGGCGCCAACGGAGGTCTTTATGATCGCAAAAAACACCAGGAAAATAAAAGAAGCCGAAGCCTTTATCAAATTTATCTCCCAGCCCGAAATTCAATCTATGCTCAATAAAGCATTAGGTTATCTTCCCCCCCACAATGCCGCCACGATAGGTCAAAACGACTTTATTCAATTCGGAGCAAAGCTGTTAAAACAAGCCAAAGGCCTTGCTCAATATTTTGATCGTGAGACCTTACCCGCCTTTGAAAAAAAAGCCATACCTCTACTGGCTGAATTTATCATCACGGGAAATATCGAGCAAACAACCTATAAACTTGAACAAGCCAGAGCGAGTATTTTTTTAAATAACACCATAAACAATGACTAG
- the nhaA gene encoding Na+/H+ antiporter NhaA, translating to MSESALILHWKNFMKNDASPGIILVLSAVLAMFLANSPLMSGYLSFLEFPVSIQLGTFAIEKPLVLWVNDGLMALFFFVVGLEIKRELFYGQLSRPDQVILPFTAAIAGIAVPAVIYAAFNYNDAVAMNGWAIPSATDIAFALGIFILFGKHLPSSLKLFLLSVAIIDDIGAVIIIALFYSQDLSTTSLMIAGIGLAILFAFNRMELSNKTPFILVSIVVWAAVLKSGVHATLAGFAVAWFIPIAREKTRSMSYQIEHGLHSWIAFFVLPLFAFANAGVSLTGAGIDELFTPISIGIIAGLFVGKQLGIFAACWLAVKLKLCRLPDDATWGQVYGVCLLCGVGFTMSLFIGSLAFEEQGLAYQTQVKVGVLVGSLLSAFAGALMIRHSSAKVAKTQLTNVKSNKVKSSKTMEIGHGSEIISNE from the coding sequence ATGTCAGAGAGTGCCCTGATTCTTCACTGGAAGAATTTTATGAAAAACGATGCCAGTCCGGGGATTATCCTGGTGCTTAGCGCTGTCCTGGCGATGTTTTTGGCGAACAGCCCGTTGATGTCGGGTTATTTATCTTTTCTTGAATTTCCTGTCAGTATTCAGCTGGGTACGTTTGCCATTGAAAAACCGCTGGTGCTTTGGGTGAATGACGGCCTGATGGCGCTGTTTTTCTTTGTGGTCGGCTTGGAAATTAAACGCGAGCTGTTTTACGGGCAATTATCGCGGCCCGACCAGGTTATTTTGCCCTTTACTGCGGCAATCGCCGGTATTGCTGTCCCTGCGGTGATTTATGCGGCCTTTAATTACAATGATGCGGTGGCCATGAACGGCTGGGCTATTCCTTCTGCAACCGATATTGCTTTTGCTTTGGGGATTTTCATCTTATTTGGCAAACACTTGCCGTCAAGCTTGAAACTGTTTTTGCTGTCGGTGGCCATTATTGATGATATAGGTGCGGTTATTATTATCGCCCTGTTTTATTCGCAGGATCTGTCGACCACGTCTTTGATGATCGCCGGTATAGGTTTAGCTATTTTATTTGCTTTTAACCGCATGGAGCTGTCTAACAAAACCCCGTTTATTCTGGTGTCGATAGTGGTTTGGGCGGCCGTGCTGAAATCCGGCGTACACGCCACTTTAGCGGGATTTGCCGTGGCTTGGTTTATCCCGATTGCCCGCGAGAAAACCCGATCAATGTCTTACCAGATAGAACATGGCCTGCATTCCTGGATCGCCTTTTTCGTGTTGCCGTTATTCGCCTTCGCCAATGCCGGGGTGTCGTTAACGGGGGCCGGTATTGATGAGCTTTTCACGCCGATATCCATAGGCATTATTGCCGGGTTATTTGTCGGTAAGCAGCTGGGGATTTTTGCTGCCTGCTGGCTGGCGGTGAAATTGAAGTTATGCCGTTTGCCGGATGACGCCACCTGGGGACAGGTATACGGGGTGTGTTTGCTCTGCGGTGTCGGCTTTACCATGAGTTTGTTTATCGGCTCGCTGGCATTTGAAGAGCAGGGGCTGGCGTACCAGACGCAGGTTAAGGTGGGGGTGCTGGTAGGCTCTTTACTCTCAGCTTTTGCCGGGGCATTGATGATCCGCCACTCGTCAGCGAAGGTTGCTAAAACTCAGTTAACCAATGTTAAGTCAAATAAAGTTAAATCAAGCAAAACAATGGAGATAGGTCATGGGTCTGAAATTATTTCAAATGAATAG
- the nhaR gene encoding transcriptional activator NhaR — translation MMTRLNYHHLQYFYVIAKSGSIARASEILHITPQTLSMQLNTLENQLGYQLFERRGKKLVLNDIGHITLGYAHEIFNLGDELVNSIKNHSTDFAFSFAIGVTDVIAKVFSFNFLREIYKMDDTIKLVCKETSLEVLLGELATNKLDAVLSDTPLPSNSPIKAYNHLVGKCGITFFASKELAKQLKDDFPQSLNNQHFFIAGEGSNQRMNLLSWFEQKDVTPLIIGEFDDSALAKYFGQAGYGVFCAPSIIENHVVERFNVKILGRTDEIHEDFYLISPERKVKHPAVQHLLNAGKELFKKPMV, via the coding sequence ATGATGACCAGGCTTAATTATCACCACCTGCAATACTTCTATGTCATTGCCAAGTCAGGCAGTATCGCCAGGGCTTCGGAGATTTTGCACATCACCCCGCAAACCTTAAGCATGCAGTTAAATACCCTGGAAAATCAGCTTGGATATCAACTATTCGAACGCAGAGGCAAAAAGCTGGTATTAAACGATATCGGCCATATCACCTTAGGTTATGCCCATGAAATTTTTAACCTGGGAGATGAACTGGTCAACTCGATAAAAAACCACTCAACCGACTTTGCCTTTAGCTTTGCCATAGGCGTTACTGATGTTATCGCCAAAGTATTTTCCTTTAATTTTCTCAGGGAAATTTACAAGATGGACGACACCATCAAACTGGTATGTAAAGAAACCAGTTTAGAAGTGCTGCTGGGGGAACTGGCCACCAACAAACTTGATGCCGTGCTCAGCGACACCCCCCTGCCTTCGAATTCCCCTATCAAAGCCTACAACCATTTGGTGGGTAAATGCGGCATCACTTTTTTTGCTTCCAAAGAGCTGGCAAAGCAACTAAAAGACGACTTTCCCCAGTCCCTGAACAACCAGCATTTTTTCATCGCCGGGGAAGGCAGCAACCAGCGCATGAACCTGCTGTCATGGTTCGAACAAAAAGATGTCACCCCTTTGATTATCGGCGAATTTGACGACTCGGCTTTAGCTAAATATTTTGGCCAGGCAGGCTATGGGGTGTTCTGCGCACCAAGTATTATTGAAAACCACGTGGTTGAGCGGTTCAACGTCAAGATATTGGGCCGCACCGACGAAATTCACGAAGATTTTTATCTTATTTCCCCCGAACGTAAGGTAAAACATCCGGCGGTGCAGCATTTACTAAATGCCGGTAAAGAACTGTTTAAAAAGCCTATGGTGTAG
- a CDS encoding outer membrane lipoprotein-sorting protein, which yields MRLPNTKIFNTALLAVTIAGSLLLPAHAQSPQEKGLAIAVEADKRDLGFGDVTASMEMILRNQYGEEVKREMRNKTMEQDNDGDKSLIVFDNPRDVKGSAFLSFTHKNRSDDQWLYLPALKRVKRIASSNKSGPFMGSEFAFEDISSQEVEKYSYNYLRDETLDGREHFVIERDPVDAKSGYARQVAWIDKDEYRTWKVDFYDRKNELLKTLKVSGYNQYLNKYWRADSWLMTNHQTQKETVLNFSNYVFNNGFTDRDFNKNSLKRAK from the coding sequence ATGCGTCTGCCTAACACGAAAATCTTCAATACTGCCTTGCTGGCGGTAACCATTGCCGGCAGTTTGCTGCTGCCGGCTCATGCCCAAAGCCCTCAGGAAAAGGGCCTGGCGATAGCCGTCGAGGCCGATAAACGCGACCTTGGTTTCGGCGATGTCACCGCAAGCATGGAAATGATCCTGCGCAACCAATACGGCGAAGAAGTCAAACGGGAGATGCGCAACAAAACCATGGAGCAGGACAACGACGGCGATAAATCTCTGATCGTGTTCGACAACCCGCGGGATGTTAAAGGTTCGGCCTTTTTATCCTTCACCCATAAAAACCGATCGGATGACCAGTGGCTGTATCTACCGGCGTTAAAACGGGTGAAGCGTATCGCCTCAAGCAACAAGTCTGGCCCTTTTATGGGCAGCGAGTTTGCGTTTGAAGACATTTCTTCGCAGGAGGTCGAGAAATACAGCTACAACTATTTGCGCGATGAAACCCTGGACGGACGCGAGCACTTTGTGATTGAACGCGATCCGGTTGACGCCAAGTCCGGTTATGCCCGCCAGGTGGCGTGGATCGATAAGGACGAATACCGTACCTGGAAGGTGGATTTTTACGACAGGAAAAATGAATTGCTGAAAACCCTCAAGGTCAGCGGCTACAACCAGTACCTGAACAAGTACTGGCGTGCCGATTCCTGGCTGATGACCAATCACCAGACCCAAAAGGAGACGGTATTAAACTTTAGCAATTATGTGTTTAACAACGGCTTTACCGATCGTGACTTTAATAAAAACAGTCTGAAACGTGCCAAATAA
- a CDS encoding efflux RND transporter permease subunit, whose product MQLPQNNNANWTSRYADWLIRYRWLVMIAAILLAVAAGSGGRFITPNNDYRVFFSPQNPQLQAFEQIQRTYTKTDNILIAIAPKNGEAFSKDILAAVEEATEKSWKLPFALRVDSVSNFQHTIAEQDDLIVADLVENAQGLTLKQIEQAKKAALAEPVLRNILVNEDASVTGINITFQMPQKALDEAPQAVNAARALAAELEAKYEVEVYLTGMVMLTNAFFEASMSDMGSLVPAMYLIILVITFLLVRSVSATIGTFLVIMFSIMTGMGLAGYAGIQLTPPSSAAMTIIMTLAVADSVHILVTMMAGLRRGLSKHEAIRESVRVNFNPVLLTSVTTAIGFLSMNFSDTPPFHDLGNMTAMGVTGALIFSLTFLPALMSVLPVKAKVSNSKFSSRMDSMAEFVIRRQRPILLGSVVLSVAILSFIPNNTFDDNFLSYFDNSISFRTDSEFVNNNLTGIYQLQYSLDAGKDNGVSDPEFLHKLNSFIEWLRQQPEVRHVNTIGDTFKRLNKNMHQDNADFYRLPSDPELAAQYLLLYELSLPYGLDLNNQLNISKSSTQVIVTLNDMGSVQLRDIAERGTQWLKNNTGITSYGVGPAIMFAYITERNITGMIYGTLSALVLISLLIMVALRSFRIGLLSLIPNLLPAGLAFGIWGFFVGEVNMAVSMVTGMALGIVVDDTIHFLSKYLRARREEGMNAEQAVRYAFSTVGVAIIVTSVILIAGFAVLSQSAFGLNSIMATLTALSIAVAIIADFLLLPALLLKIDGKTVRASATHSLSDKEQGENYASA is encoded by the coding sequence ATGCAATTGCCACAAAACAATAATGCCAATTGGACCAGTCGCTACGCCGACTGGCTGATTCGTTACCGTTGGCTCGTTATGATAGCGGCGATATTACTGGCTGTTGCCGCCGGCAGTGGCGGCCGTTTTATTACCCCGAATAACGATTACCGCGTTTTTTTCAGTCCGCAAAATCCCCAGCTGCAAGCCTTTGAGCAGATACAGCGTACCTATACCAAAACCGATAATATTTTGATTGCCATTGCCCCTAAAAACGGTGAGGCATTTTCGAAAGATATCCTGGCGGCGGTGGAAGAAGCTACCGAGAAAAGCTGGAAACTGCCGTTTGCCTTAAGGGTAGATTCCGTGAGCAACTTCCAGCATACCATAGCCGAACAGGACGATTTGATCGTGGCCGATCTGGTGGAAAATGCCCAGGGGTTAACCCTCAAGCAAATCGAACAGGCGAAAAAAGCCGCGCTGGCCGAGCCTGTGCTGCGCAATATACTGGTCAACGAAGATGCCTCGGTTACCGGGATCAATATCACTTTCCAGATGCCGCAAAAAGCCCTGGACGAAGCGCCGCAGGCGGTGAATGCGGCACGTGCCCTGGCAGCCGAGCTGGAAGCCAAGTATGAGGTGGAGGTGTATTTAACCGGCATGGTGATGCTGACCAACGCCTTTTTCGAAGCTTCCATGAGCGATATGGGCTCGCTGGTGCCGGCCATGTATTTGATTATCTTAGTGATCACTTTCTTATTAGTGAGATCTGTCTCAGCCACTATCGGCACCTTCCTGGTGATCATGTTCTCTATCATGACGGGCATGGGGCTGGCGGGTTACGCCGGTATCCAGTTAACCCCGCCTTCATCGGCCGCCATGACCATTATTATGACCCTGGCGGTGGCCGATTCCGTGCATATTTTGGTGACTATGATGGCAGGTTTGCGCCGGGGATTGAGTAAACACGAGGCAATCCGTGAAAGTGTGCGCGTTAACTTTAACCCCGTGCTGCTGACCTCGGTCACCACCGCTATCGGCTTTTTATCGATGAACTTCAGCGATACCCCGCCGTTCCATGACCTGGGGAATATGACGGCCATGGGGGTCACCGGCGCCCTGATTTTCTCACTGACGTTTTTGCCTGCCCTGATGTCGGTACTGCCCGTTAAAGCTAAAGTCAGCAACAGCAAGTTTTCATCCCGTATGGACAGTATGGCGGAGTTTGTGATCCGCAGGCAGCGCCCGATCTTGTTGGGCTCTGTGGTGCTTTCGGTGGCGATTTTAAGCTTTATTCCGAACAATACCTTTGACGATAACTTTTTAAGCTATTTCGACAACAGCATTTCATTCCGCACCGACAGCGAGTTTGTTAATAACAACCTGACCGGGATCTACCAGCTGCAATATTCGCTTGATGCCGGCAAAGACAACGGCGTCAGCGACCCTGAGTTCCTGCACAAGCTAAACAGCTTTATCGAGTGGTTACGCCAGCAGCCGGAAGTGCGCCACGTTAATACCATAGGCGACACCTTTAAGCGCCTGAATAAGAACATGCACCAGGATAACGCCGACTTTTACCGCTTACCGTCGGACCCAGAGCTGGCTGCGCAATACCTGCTGTTATACGAACTGTCTTTGCCTTACGGCCTGGATCTCAACAACCAGCTAAACATCAGCAAATCTTCCACCCAGGTCATAGTCACCCTGAATGACATGGGGTCGGTACAGCTGCGCGACATTGCCGAGCGCGGCACACAGTGGCTTAAAAACAATACCGGCATTACTTCTTATGGTGTGGGGCCGGCGATCATGTTCGCCTATATCACAGAGCGTAACATTACCGGCATGATTTACGGCACCTTGTCGGCGCTGGTGCTGATCTCCCTGCTGATCATGGTGGCCTTGCGCAGCTTCAGGATCGGCCTGTTGAGCTTAATTCCCAACCTACTGCCCGCAGGTCTTGCTTTTGGTATTTGGGGCTTTTTTGTCGGCGAAGTCAATATGGCGGTGTCTATGGTCACCGGTATGGCGCTCGGCATAGTCGTTGACGATACCATACATTTCCTCAGCAAGTACCTGCGGGCCAGAAGGGAAGAGGGCATGAACGCAGAGCAGGCGGTACGTTACGCCTTCTCTACCGTAGGGGTTGCCATCATAGTCACCTCTGTGATTTTAATTGCCGGTTTTGCCGTGCTGTCGCAATCGGCGTTTGGCCTTAATTCCATCATGGCCACGCTGACCGCGCTGTCGATTGCCGTAGCCATTATTGCCGACTTCCTGCTGCTGCCGGCACTGCTGTTAAAGATCGACGGTAAAACCGTCAGAGCGTCTGCAACCCATTCATTATCAGATAAAGAACAAGGTGAAAACTATGCGTCTGCCTAA